From the Sphingobacteruim zhuxiongii genome, the window ACGTCAATATATGTTGCCTTATCCTCCATCATCTCCAGCAATGGCATTATTTAAAGATGGAAAATTAGTCCATATGATAGAAAGACACATGATTGAAGGCCGTCCAGCGCAAATGATTGCTGATAACTTAGCAGCAGCATTTGACGAGTACTGCTAACAATACTTGTATTTTGAATTTTGAATACCGAAAAAGCTTCTTTTAAAATTAAAAGAAGCTTTTTCTTCTTACAGACTTTTCTTTGTACTTTTAACCATCAACCAAGAGTTATGAGAAAGGCAGGCCTTTATATTTGGATTCTACTAAGCACTTTATCCTTTTTTTCGTGTACGACAAATCAACAGATTGACTTAATCGTGTACAATGCGAAGGTATATACGGTTGACTCCTCTTTTCGAACCGTTGAAGCGATCGCTATTAACAACGGTGTATTCATCGATCGTGGAAATTCTCAAGATTTATTAAACAAATACACAGCAAAAGAGAAGATTGACGCGCAAGGTAAATTTATTTACCCTGGCTTCTACGACTCTCATGGGCACTTCTTTCTATTGGCAGATGCTATGGATGAAGTAAATTTATTAGGAACAGCATCTTACGATGACCTCCTTGATCGACTTAGAAAATACATTGCAGCAAATCCAGAAAAAAAATGGATTGTTGGCAATGGTTGGGATCAAAATCTTTGGCCCGACAAAAAATTCCCAACCAAGGATTCCCTAGACAAATATTTCCCCGAAATCCCAATATTTCTATCTCGTGTTGACTATCACGCGGCCCTCGTAAACAGTAAAGCGCTAGCTGCTGCATCGATTGATAGTGTTTTTATGGTTGATGGCGGACTTATATCTTCTAATGAAGAGGGTAAACTGGACGGTATATTAGTTGACAACGCGATGAAACTCGTGAGTGAACATATCCCTTTAGAACATAAAGATGTTCTTGTCAAAATGCTACAACGTACACAAGACTCCCTTTTTTCTGTTGGTCTAACATCTATCGTCGACGCTGGCCTAACAGAACAACAAATCGATTATTTAAAAGTCTTTTACAATGCAGACTCGCTTCAGATTCGCAATTATGCCATGGTTGCAGCTAATCCGAAGAGCGTGAAAAACTATTTACGGTCAGGTACATTCGAATCAGAACGTTTGACAGTTCGTTCATTCAAGCTTATGGCCGATGGTGCCTTAGGCTCCCGTGGGGCTTGTTTATTGCATCCCTATCATGATGCTCCGACCAATGGATTTCTATTACAGAGTCCTGAGGAGTTTGATAAACTGATAAAAGAGTTAGCCAACAGCAACTTTCAAGTTAATACGCATGCGATCGGCGACTCTGCCAATCGCCTCATCTTAGATACCTATGGAAAATATCTAAAGCAGGGAAAAGACAGAAGATGGCGCATAGAACATGCGCAAATTATTGCTCCCGAGGATTTCAAGAAATTTAAACAATTTGCAATAATACCATCTGTTCAACCTACCCATGCAACCTCTGACATGTATTGGGCAGAAGACCGCCTAGGGCACGATCGAATGAAGGGTGCATATGCTTATCGAGATTTACTAGAACAGTATGGCCTACTAGCTTTAGGAAGTGATTTCCCCGTGGAACATTACAATCCTATGTATGGTTTCCACGCAGCTGTAGCGCGTGTTGATAAAAACAATTTCCCAAAAGGCGGGTTTCAAATTGAAAATGCAATAACGCGAGAGCAAGCACTTCGCGGCATGACGATATGGGCAGCGTATGCTTGTTTTCAAGAAAAGAAGAGAGGAAGCATTGAAAAAGGTAAAGATGCTGATTTCGTATTGCTCGATGAAGACATTATGCAGGTTGCACCCGAAAAACTACGCAACATAAAAACCCTACAAACTTTCGTAGCCGGAGAATCCGTATTCAAAAGGAAATAATAATCAGTATTTACAGTTTGGTTAATGGTTCGTTCCTTTTGTGTATCCAAAGAAGTATTCCACTGGCAATTAACGCTATGGGCAATGCTACAATTAAATATAGAAAAACACTAAATTTCAAGTAATACATCGATAGGACATCCCGTTCTACCTCTTGCCCTATAAAAACATTATCGTAGGCACTTGTATAAAAAGTATGCGCAGCCGCTAGCTGTTGAAACATCCCTCTAACTTTATTCTTTGGAAGAGCCTCCAAGTAGGCGAAGTCACCGATATCACGCTTTTGAAAATGGCTATAAGAACGACGTAAGTGCTCTTCAGCGTCTTCTTCGTTTCCGCGAATTACATCCATTAAAGAAACATAGTCCGTATACTTAAAGCCCATCCATGCCTTTGCCGTTGTCAGATAGGGATCTTTCTTCGAGAATAAGGGAACAACAAAAAGTGTATTTAACTCGACTTGGCCTATACGCGAGCCTCCTGCAAATTCAAAATAAGAAAAAGGCATCACCCGCATCCTATCGACATGCCAGTCATCGAGTTCTAAGAAATCAATAGATTGATAGGGTTTTATATTGTTCACCGACTCAAGCCGCGTCACCTTTGCTAAATTATACCGAATACTTTTACTCAGCGGTATAAACATAAACACCGAGATCATTCCTAACGATAGAAATAAACAGAACACAGCCGGGGTAATAAAATTAAACCAGGGACTACCTAAATATTGTGATTTAAATAACCGATCGCAGAGAAACCAAATTCCGATGATCGTGAACAAGAGTGGAACTAGCCACATTGCCCAAAACGGCCAATTTGCATTTCCACTTCGCGCGAAGACTGCATAAAATAAACCCAAGGCAAAAAGAATAGAAAAGCTTAAAAGTATAAAAGGTAAGAAAACATGCTTCCAAAAAGAGTGTT encodes:
- a CDS encoding amidohydrolase, with translation MRKAGLYIWILLSTLSFFSCTTNQQIDLIVYNAKVYTVDSSFRTVEAIAINNGVFIDRGNSQDLLNKYTAKEKIDAQGKFIYPGFYDSHGHFFLLADAMDEVNLLGTASYDDLLDRLRKYIAANPEKKWIVGNGWDQNLWPDKKFPTKDSLDKYFPEIPIFLSRVDYHAALVNSKALAAASIDSVFMVDGGLISSNEEGKLDGILVDNAMKLVSEHIPLEHKDVLVKMLQRTQDSLFSVGLTSIVDAGLTEQQIDYLKVFYNADSLQIRNYAMVAANPKSVKNYLRSGTFESERLTVRSFKLMADGALGSRGACLLHPYHDAPTNGFLLQSPEEFDKLIKELANSNFQVNTHAIGDSANRLILDTYGKYLKQGKDRRWRIEHAQIIAPEDFKKFKQFAIIPSVQPTHATSDMYWAEDRLGHDRMKGAYAYRDLLEQYGLLALGSDFPVEHYNPMYGFHAAVARVDKNNFPKGGFQIENAITREQALRGMTIWAAYACFQEKKRGSIEKGKDADFVLLDEDIMQVAPEKLRNIKTLQTFVAGESVFKRK